The following are from one region of the Capsicum annuum cultivar UCD-10X-F1 chromosome 1, UCD10Xv1.1, whole genome shotgun sequence genome:
- the LOC107873301 gene encoding growth-regulating factor 9: protein MQLHQFSVTTLFPSGKGKEDEIKEEQVSPPPCIELSLGNGSSSHVVEEEEVKDGKAKSVFTEAQFRELQLQAVIFKYLVSGLPVPFHLFFTIWSSVSSSLGDGGIYKLYPTLGRFDYTSMMDPEPGRCRRTDGKKWRCRRDVIPGQKYCEQHMHRGRRSRKHVEASEYVKKSDDASVASLRAKLYASSDDLGSKCAPASSKTSCLSSSRNNQNISIEDSSTKPRFINSSNSSDKKDNLMTCNRKDNASCPRTPSFIAGDNADSKNIDFNRISPSTTNQKQNCGDARNDGALLPIYGVLAKSDLQHTTETEQERCRRSDGKKWRCSRNVVPHQKYCEIHMHRGAKRKSVAPDSVVVPPSKPSFCPPENDATGRNLNTSLSIYTIPGPQNTTDGDSNSNSTSDATTITDEIPAFVSR from the exons ATGCAGCTTCATCAGTTCTCTGTCACCACTCTTTTCCCCTCTG gaaaaggaaaagaagatgaAATAAAGGAGGAACAAGTGTCACCACCACCTTGCATAGAGTTGTCTTTAGGCAATGGAAGTTCAAGCCATGTAGTTGAGGAAGAAGAAGTAAAAGATGGCAAAGCAAAGTCTGTTTTTACAGAAGCTCAGTTTCGTGAACTACAACTTCAAGCTgtgatttttaagtatttagttTCTGGTCTTCCTGTTCCTTTTCATCTGTTTTTCACTATTTGGAGTAGTGTTTCTAGCTCCTTGGGTGACGGTGGAATCTACAAACTATATCCTACAT TGGGACGATTCGATTATACAAGCATGATGGATCCTGAACCAGGAAGGTGTAGAAGAACTGATGGGAAGAAATGGAGGTGCAGAAGGGATGTGATTCCAGGTCAGAAGTACTGTGAGCAGCACATGCATCGGGGTCGACGTTCAAGAAAGCATGTGGAAGCTTCCGAATATGTTAAGAAATCAGATGATGCAAGTGTCGCTTCCTTGAGAGCGAAACTGTATGCTAGTTCTGATGACCTTGGCAGCAAATGTGCTCCTGCAAGTAGTAAAACTTCATGTTTGTCTTCTAGcagaaataaccaaaatatcagCATCGAGGACTCATCTACTAAACCAAGATTCATCAATTCCAGTAACAGCAGCGATAAGAAAGACAACCTCATGACTTGCAATAGAAAGGACAATGCAAGTTGCCCAAGAACCCCATCTTTCATTGCTGGTGACAATGCTGATAGCAAGAACATTGATTTCAATCGTATTAGTCCCAGCACAACCAACCAAAAACAGAATTGTGGAGATGCTAGGAATGATGGTGCTTTGCTTCCAATTTATGGTGTACTTGCAAAGAGTGATCTGCAACACACTACAG AAACTGAACAGGAAAGGTGCAGAAGATCAGATGGTAAGAAATGGAGATGTAGCAGGAATGTCGTTCCGCATCAGAAGTACTGTGAGATTCACATGCACAGGGGAGCCAAAAGAAAAAGTGTAGCCCCTGACTCGGTTGTTGTCCCGCCTTCTAAACCTTCGTTTTGCCCACCCGAAAATGATGCTACTGGAAGAAACTTGAACACCAGTCTCTCCATTTACACAATCCCAGGCCCTCAAAACACTACAGATGGTGATTCTAACAGTAACAGTACTAGTGATGCCACTACTATCACCGATGAAATACCAGCATTTGTGTCGCGTTAG